One region of Microtus ochrogaster isolate Prairie Vole_2 unplaced genomic scaffold, MicOch1.0 UNK158, whole genome shotgun sequence genomic DNA includes:
- the LOC101990129 gene encoding olfactory receptor 6C6-like, with the protein MKNQSVEIVFILLGLTDDPQLQIMIFLFLFVNYILSLMGNLVIILLTLLDPHLKTPMYFFLRNFSFLEMAFTSACIPRFLMSILTGDKTISYNACAAQLFFFFLSLITEFYLLAAMSYDRYVAICRPLHYPIIMNSKVCHLLVISSWVTGFLVIFPPLMLGLKLDFCASKTIDHFLCDTSPVLQLSCTDTRFIEWMAFALAVMTLVITLILVILSYTLIIKTILKFPSAQQRRKAFSTCSSHMLVVSITYGSCIFMYMKTSAKERVTLNKGVAVLNTSVAPLLNPFIYTLRNQQVKDAFKLVLHRLCSFQNKELIFRHK; encoded by the coding sequence atgaagaaccaATCAGTGGAGATAGTGTTCATTTTGCTGGGACTGACAGATGACCCTCAACTACAAATTAtgattttcctgtttctatttgTCAATTACATCTTGAGCCTGATGGGGAACTTAGTGATCATCCTCCTCACGCTGCTGGATCCCCACCTCAAGACTCCAATGTACTTCTTCCTCCGGAATTTCTCCTTCCTAGAAATGGCATTCACGTCTGCCTGTATTCCACGGTTCTTGATGAGCATTCTCACCGGTGACAAAACAATTTCCTACAATGCTTGTGCAGCTCAattattcttcttctttctgtcacTAATCACAGAGTTCTATCTACTGGCAGCCAtgtcctatgaccgctatgtCGCCATCTGCAGACCACTGCATTATCCCATCATCATGAACAGCAAAGTCTGTCACCTGTTGGTCATCAGTTCCTGGGTGACTGGGTTCTTAGTCATCTTTCCCCCTTTGATGTTGGGACTCAAACTGGATTTCTGTGCTTCCAAAACCATAGACCACTTCCTATGTGACACTTCTCCTGTCCTTCAGCTGTCTTGCACAGACACACGCTTTATAGAATGGATGGCTTTTGCCTTAGCTGTGATGACCCTCGTCATCACCTTGATCTTAGTGATCCTCTCCTACACACTCATCATCAAAACCATCCTAAAGTTCCCGTCAGCTCAACAGCGGAGAAAGGCCTTTTCCACCTGCTCCTCACACATGCTTGTTGTTTCCATCACTTATGGCAGCTGTATCTTCATGTACATGAAAACATCAGCCAAAGAGAGGGTGACTTTAAACAAAGGTGTGGCTGTACTCAACACTTCTGTGGCCCCTTTGCTAAACCCATTCATTTACACCCTAAGGAACCAGCAGGTGAAGGATGCTTTCAAACTGGTCCTTCACAGATTgtgttcttttcaaaacaaggagTTAATATTTAGGCATAAATAA